The Neobacillus sp. OS1-2 genome includes a window with the following:
- a CDS encoding nucleoside recognition domain-containing protein translates to MVNYIWVFMTIVGIIFALINGTMEAVNKAVFDGAKEAVILCIGLISVLVFWLGMMRIAEESGLLEKLSKLFRPLVKVLFPEVPPKHPAMGYILSNMISNMFGLGNAATPLGIKAMEELKKLNGGKDEASRSMVTFLAINTASITIIPTTVIAIRMNYQSVSPTEIVVPTIIATILSAIGAVLIDRYFYYRRSRKG, encoded by the coding sequence ATGGTTAATTATATTTGGGTATTTATGACAATCGTCGGTATCATTTTCGCATTGATCAATGGGACAATGGAGGCGGTCAATAAGGCTGTTTTTGATGGTGCCAAGGAAGCAGTAATCCTTTGTATCGGTCTTATTAGTGTACTTGTTTTCTGGCTTGGGATGATGAGGATTGCTGAAGAATCAGGCCTACTTGAAAAGCTGTCAAAGCTATTTCGCCCGCTCGTGAAAGTTTTATTTCCTGAAGTCCCTCCTAAACATCCGGCAATGGGCTATATCCTGTCAAATATGATATCCAACATGTTTGGTTTAGGAAATGCCGCCACACCACTTGGAATTAAAGCGATGGAGGAGTTAAAGAAATTAAATGGCGGGAAAGATGAAGCAAGCAGGTCGATGGTTACCTTTTTGGCAATTAATACAGCCAGTATTACCATTATCCCCACAACAGTAATTGCAATTAGAATGAATTATCAATCCGTATCACCTACCGAAATTGTTGTCCCAACAATTATTGCCACCATCCTATCGGCAATAGGAGCAGTGCTGATAGACCGCTATTTTTATTATCGTAGAAGCCGAAAAGGATGA
- a CDS encoding D-alanyl-D-alanine carboxypeptidase family protein produces the protein MKMIVKLVTLSLIVSLLIVNIPQKVDAALGVSAASAVLIEQKTGRVLFEKDAHTKRRIASITKIMTAILAIESGKMNQKVKVSEQATRAEGSSVYLKPGEKIKLNDLVYGLMLRSGNDTAVAIAEHVGGSLDGFVYLMNQKAKEIGMYDTHFANPHGLDDHENHYSTAYDMAILMRYAMKNKTFQEITGTKVYKAPNPTENWDRVWKNKNRLLSKYKYCTGGKTGFTKRAKRTLVTTATKGDMDLIAVTLNGPDDWNDHISMYEGGFKGFDMAEVLVKGKIDTAKNNYYKDQLFVKKSIVYPATSDEMNLFSVKYKLFKPNKKWTSSKNEVIVGKAAVYLDGKVVQETPIYYQNNPKQKKKGLLEFVKEIFLSVIGVNANG, from the coding sequence ATGAAAATGATTGTTAAGCTAGTGACACTTTCCCTCATAGTCTCACTATTGATTGTAAACATTCCTCAGAAGGTTGATGCCGCCCTCGGAGTAAGTGCTGCTAGTGCCGTCCTAATCGAGCAGAAAACTGGACGAGTTCTCTTTGAGAAAGATGCACACACAAAAAGGAGAATTGCGAGTATAACAAAAATCATGACAGCCATTCTTGCGATTGAATCGGGAAAAATGAATCAAAAGGTTAAAGTGAGTGAGCAGGCAACCCGTGCCGAGGGGTCGTCTGTCTATTTAAAACCAGGAGAAAAAATAAAGCTTAACGATCTTGTCTATGGTTTGATGCTAAGATCCGGAAATGACACAGCAGTGGCAATTGCCGAGCATGTAGGGGGAAGTTTGGATGGATTTGTCTATTTAATGAATCAAAAGGCAAAGGAAATTGGGATGTATGATACCCATTTCGCCAATCCGCATGGTCTTGATGATCATGAAAATCATTATTCAACGGCATATGATATGGCTATCCTCATGCGCTACGCAATGAAAAATAAAACTTTTCAAGAAATCACAGGTACCAAGGTTTATAAAGCCCCGAACCCAACAGAAAATTGGGATAGAGTGTGGAAAAACAAGAATCGTCTTCTTTCAAAATATAAATATTGCACAGGTGGAAAGACGGGCTTTACAAAGCGTGCAAAAAGAACGCTTGTCACCACCGCAACAAAAGGGGATATGGATTTAATTGCTGTAACCTTAAATGGTCCGGATGATTGGAATGATCATATCTCCATGTATGAAGGCGGGTTTAAAGGGTTTGATATGGCAGAAGTGTTAGTGAAGGGGAAAATTGATACCGCGAAAAACAACTATTATAAGGATCAATTATTTGTAAAAAAATCAATTGTTTACCCTGCTACAAGTGACGAAATGAATTTGTTTTCAGTGAAATATAAATTATTTAAACCCAATAAAAAATGGACGAGTTCTAAAAATGAAGTAATTGTCGGGAAAGCAGCTGTTTATTTGGATGGAAAGGTTGTCCAGGAAACACCGATTTACTACCAAAACAATCCAAAGCAAAAGAAAAAAGGTTTGTTAGAATTTGTTAAGGAGATTTTTCTTTCAGTTATCGGAGTAAATGCCAATGGTTAA
- a CDS encoding superoxide dismutase, with the protein MDRFSRYIHELFDWNEQMKQFLQSEKVGEDSELWEKLDAFTELIESTNRELSTEELLGLQVKAENIHEQMEHYFRKKQEIGNIWIVENTLPPGGHTLPDLSYPYNALEPYISEEIMRLHHDKHHRSYVDGLNRAELNLKKARETNDFSFIKHWSRELAFHGSGHYLHTIFWRNMTPNGNGGPQGLLKQEIEGYFGSFEAFKRQFSEAAKQVEGAGWSILVWSPRARHLEVLQSERHMLLTQWDTIPLLVLDVWEHAYYLQYKNNRADYVDQWWNIVNWHEVEMRFEKAADIKWPAF; encoded by the coding sequence ATGGATCGATTTAGCCGATATATTCATGAGTTATTCGATTGGAATGAGCAAATGAAACAATTTCTTCAATCGGAAAAGGTGGGAGAGGACTCGGAATTATGGGAAAAACTTGATGCATTTACCGAATTAATTGAAAGCACTAACCGAGAGTTGTCAACGGAGGAACTTCTTGGGCTTCAGGTAAAGGCTGAAAATATCCATGAACAAATGGAACATTATTTTAGAAAAAAACAAGAAATAGGAAATATTTGGATTGTGGAAAACACGCTTCCTCCCGGTGGCCATACCTTACCGGATCTTTCCTATCCCTATAATGCATTAGAGCCATATATATCCGAGGAAATCATGAGATTGCACCACGATAAGCACCATCGTTCATATGTGGATGGATTAAATCGAGCCGAACTCAACCTTAAGAAGGCAAGAGAAACGAATGATTTTTCCTTCATTAAACATTGGTCACGGGAGCTTGCTTTTCACGGGTCAGGACATTACCTTCATACGATTTTTTGGAGAAATATGACTCCGAATGGCAATGGAGGTCCTCAAGGCTTATTAAAGCAAGAAATAGAAGGATATTTTGGAAGCTTTGAGGCTTTTAAACGTCAATTCTCTGAAGCTGCCAAGCAAGTGGAAGGAGCTGGCTGGTCAATATTGGTCTGGTCACCAAGGGCCAGGCATTTGGAGGTGTTACAATCAGAGCGTCATATGTTATTGACGCAGTGGGATACGATACCTCTCCTTGTTCTTGATGTTTGGGAGCATGCCTACTATCTGCAATACAAAAACAATAGGGCGGATTACGTAGATCAATGGTGGAATATAGTCAATTGGCATGAAGTTGAAATGAGGTTTGAAAAAGCTGCGGATATAAAATGGCCTGCTTTTTAA
- a CDS encoding DUF3907 family protein: MGNSLVKSQLKDVKEFLTKSISTIEEFLNETTISELKVENEEERSYNKLIFAHLRKLAVYSTECLETCSVILLNEPFQKAAAEKTLYKIYHQCIEEFFSPKNDAWFEDSRSAYTGRNSIKFFRNVSESVVHLLKDLEGDFQRIREELEYYETDYRTKMIQSK; encoded by the coding sequence ATGGGGAATTCATTGGTTAAATCACAACTAAAGGATGTTAAGGAATTTTTAACAAAATCAATTTCAACAATTGAAGAATTTTTAAATGAAACGACGATTTCGGAATTGAAAGTAGAAAATGAAGAAGAGCGTAGCTACAATAAATTAATCTTTGCCCATTTACGTAAATTGGCTGTTTATAGTACAGAATGTTTAGAAACATGTTCTGTTATCCTGCTAAATGAGCCTTTTCAAAAAGCAGCTGCCGAAAAAACACTTTATAAAATTTACCATCAATGTATTGAAGAGTTTTTCTCGCCGAAAAATGATGCTTGGTTCGAAGATAGCCGTTCTGCCTATACAGGAAGAAATTCAATTAAATTTTTTAGAAACGTTTCAGAAAGTGTTGTCCACCTTTTAAAGGATCTAGAAGGAGATTTCCAAAGAATTAGGGAAGAACTGGAGTACTATGAGACCGATTATCGAACAAAAATGATCCAATCAAAATAA
- the scpB gene encoding SMC-Scp complex subunit ScpB: MEIINWGSILESLLFAAGDEGLSLKQIAEVLEVDELMASGMIEELRKEYAETNRGIMIVQLAGTYQLATKKENAIYLKKLVDSPHTSTLSQAALETLAIIAYKQPITRAEIEDIRGVKTERPLHTLVSKVLIKEVGRAEGTGRAYLYGTTKEFLDYFGLKSLKELPQLPEKVEEEFIQEEADLFFEKFQETINS; the protein is encoded by the coding sequence TTGGAAATCATTAATTGGGGCAGCATTCTTGAAAGTCTACTGTTTGCAGCGGGTGATGAAGGTCTTTCACTTAAGCAAATAGCGGAGGTTTTAGAGGTTGATGAGCTTATGGCGAGTGGAATGATTGAGGAGTTAAGAAAAGAATACGCTGAAACCAATAGAGGCATTATGATTGTCCAGCTTGCCGGAACCTATCAGCTGGCAACAAAGAAGGAAAATGCCATCTATTTAAAGAAACTAGTGGATTCCCCCCATACTTCTACATTATCACAGGCTGCCTTAGAGACATTGGCAATCATTGCTTATAAACAGCCGATTACCCGTGCCGAAATTGAGGATATTCGCGGTGTGAAAACAGAAAGACCACTGCATACCCTTGTCTCAAAGGTATTAATAAAAGAGGTTGGCCGGGCAGAAGGGACTGGAAGGGCTTATCTATATGGGACTACAAAAGAATTTCTGGACTATTTTGGTTTAAAAAGTTTAAAAGAACTACCGCAACTCCCGGAAAAAGTCGAGGAAGAATTTATTCAGGAGGAAGCAGACTTGTTTTTCGAAAAATTTCAGGAAACAATAAACTCTTAA
- a CDS encoding segregation/condensation protein A codes for MPYQVKIDAFEGPLDLLLHLINRLEIDIYDIPVAEITEQYLLYIKTMNELQLDVASEFLVMAATLLVIKSKMLLPKHEEVFDEVDAEMPYEEDPRDELVERLIEYRKYKEAAHDLKTMEEERGLMYTKPPSDLSDFAKEKQPEKTELNVSLYDMLAAFQKLLRRKKLQRPMATKIARQEISIEKRMAEIMDELTQLKGRKNFNELFPNPAKDHIVVTFLAVLELIKRKVIDVEQKENFGDIFVEAVAEGAEVVGNH; via the coding sequence ATGCCGTATCAGGTGAAGATTGATGCGTTTGAAGGTCCGTTAGATTTGCTTCTCCATTTAATTAACCGGCTAGAAATTGATATATATGATATTCCTGTTGCCGAGATTACCGAGCAATATTTACTATATATTAAAACAATGAACGAGCTCCAACTGGATGTTGCAAGTGAATTTTTAGTAATGGCAGCGACATTACTTGTGATAAAGAGCAAAATGCTTTTACCCAAGCATGAAGAAGTTTTCGATGAAGTAGACGCTGAAATGCCTTATGAGGAAGATCCAAGAGATGAACTTGTGGAGCGTCTGATTGAGTATCGAAAATATAAAGAAGCCGCACATGACCTAAAAACGATGGAAGAAGAACGTGGATTAATGTATACCAAGCCGCCAAGTGATCTTTCCGATTTTGCAAAAGAAAAACAGCCTGAGAAGACTGAGTTAAATGTCTCCTTGTATGATATGCTGGCGGCATTCCAAAAACTGTTGCGGAGAAAAAAGTTACAACGACCAATGGCAACTAAAATTGCCCGCCAAGAAATATCGATTGAGAAAAGAATGGCGGAAATTATGGATGAATTAACACAGCTTAAAGGAAGAAAAAACTTTAATGAATTATTTCCAAATCCGGCAAAGGACCATATAGTGGTGACCTTTTTAGCTGTTTTGGAATTGATTAAAAGAAAAGTGATTGATGTGGAGCAGAAAGAAAACTTTGGTGATATCTTTGTTGAAGCTGTTGCGGAGGGAGCGGAAGTAGTTGGAAATCATTAA
- a CDS encoding YjcZ family sporulation protein, with translation MDGGFGGGFALIVVLFILLIIVGASWVY, from the coding sequence ATGGATGGCGGATTTGGAGGCGGATTTGCTTTAATCGTCGTTTTATTCATTTTGTTAATTATCGTAGGTGCTTCTTGGGTTTATTAG
- a CDS encoding DUF309 domain-containing protein, whose translation MYPKEYIQFLSHFHGDRDYFECHEVLEEYWKGIDSRNKSSVWVGLILMAVSTYHHRRSNFNGAKKTLEKAIRILDTQAGELLKIGLSPSLLHQLLIERLSLIEKAAPYYSYNLPICDSNLLKICGSYCEHEGFQWGKDSDITNSGLIHRHKLRNRANVIAEREQSLRMRKGRK comes from the coding sequence TTGTACCCAAAAGAATATATCCAATTTTTATCCCATTTTCACGGTGATCGAGATTATTTTGAGTGCCATGAAGTGCTTGAAGAATATTGGAAAGGGATAGATTCCAGGAACAAGTCATCCGTCTGGGTCGGTCTAATCCTTATGGCTGTTTCAACATATCATCACCGAAGAAGCAATTTTAATGGGGCAAAAAAAACATTGGAAAAAGCCATAAGAATTTTAGACACACAAGCTGGTGAGTTATTAAAAATAGGCTTAAGCCCATCACTCCTTCACCAGCTATTAATAGAACGATTGTCATTAATTGAAAAAGCAGCACCCTATTATAGCTATAATTTGCCCATCTGTGATTCAAACCTTCTAAAAATTTGCGGAAGCTATTGTGAACATGAAGGCTTTCAATGGGGCAAAGATAGTGATATCACAAATAGCGGTCTCATTCATCGCCACAAGTTGCGTAATAGAGCTAATGTAATCGCGGAGAGAGAACAGTCTTTAAGAATGCGAAAAGGCAGAAAATAA
- a CDS encoding GNAT family N-acetyltransferase: protein MLIRYKKTFEKIAMGLLSFMPTEKDLKKLQQTIKEYETEEEWQLFLWKEEDIIGLLGVLYQKEENVIVIQHISVNPSHRFQGIGKKMVKALKEMYTDKELISNENTAAFIEKCDVC, encoded by the coding sequence ATGTTAATTCGTTATAAGAAGACATTCGAAAAAATTGCTATGGGTTTATTGTCCTTTATGCCAACTGAAAAGGATTTGAAAAAACTTCAGCAAACAATAAAGGAATATGAGACAGAAGAAGAATGGCAGCTTTTTCTCTGGAAGGAAGAAGATATTATTGGACTTCTCGGTGTCCTATATCAGAAAGAGGAAAATGTCATAGTGATCCAGCATATTTCGGTTAACCCTTCTCATCGTTTTCAAGGAATTGGTAAAAAAATGGTGAAGGCTTTAAAGGAAATGTACACTGATAAAGAATTAATCTCAAACGAAAATACGGCAGCATTTATTGAAAAATGCGATGTTTGCTAA
- a CDS encoding DUF1002 domain-containing protein, producing the protein MKKIMILLVLTVIFFHPIRGFADMAEGDMIVTLGENLTTEQKNNLLAEMGAPTDVQIVTVSNQEEHQYLGKYVAKSFIGTKAISSSAITVAPKGSGITVKTKNINWVTDEMYLNALITAGVKDANIYITAPIAVSGTAALTGIIKAYEISADKTIPEEVKQAANQEMVETAKLGDSIGEKNAAALIAKVKEEMAKNKPKNDEELRKIIVQAAKDLNVTLSDTEMQRLIDFFNKLKDLNIDWNQVSDQLSKAKDKISNFLHSEKGQGFLEKVKQFFIWLIDAIKSIFS; encoded by the coding sequence ATGAAAAAGATCATGATTCTCCTAGTGTTAACGGTCATATTCTTCCATCCTATCCGTGGTTTCGCAGACATGGCTGAGGGAGATATGATTGTCACATTAGGTGAAAATTTGACCACAGAGCAAAAAAATAATTTATTAGCAGAAATGGGAGCACCAACGGATGTTCAAATTGTAACTGTATCAAATCAAGAAGAACATCAATATTTGGGCAAATACGTTGCAAAATCATTTATCGGAACAAAGGCCATTTCTTCCTCAGCTATTACCGTCGCACCAAAGGGTTCCGGGATTACTGTAAAAACAAAGAATATCAACTGGGTCACCGATGAAATGTATTTGAATGCCTTGATAACTGCTGGAGTTAAAGATGCAAATATCTATATTACTGCCCCGATTGCCGTATCTGGAACTGCGGCCCTAACAGGAATTATCAAGGCATATGAAATTTCTGCCGATAAAACCATTCCAGAAGAAGTTAAACAGGCTGCTAACCAAGAGATGGTGGAGACAGCCAAGCTGGGCGATTCTATTGGTGAAAAAAATGCTGCAGCCTTAATTGCAAAAGTTAAAGAAGAGATGGCTAAAAACAAGCCAAAAAATGATGAAGAATTACGGAAAATTATCGTGCAAGCTGCAAAGGATTTAAATGTTACCCTTTCAGATACTGAAATGCAAAGGCTGATTGACTTTTTTAATAAACTGAAGGATTTAAACATTGACTGGAACCAGGTTAGTGACCAGCTAAGTAAAGCAAAAGACAAGATTTCAAACTTCCTTCACTCTGAAAAGGGGCAAGGATTTTTAGAGAAAGTTAAACAATTTTTTATCTGGCTGATTGACGCCATTAAATCGATTTTTTCTTAA
- the lysA gene encoding diaminopimelate decarboxylase has translation MYFYGSTGVNKNGNLEIGGVDAVELTRQFGTPLYVYDVALMRERARGFKKTFDDLNVKAQVAYASKAFSTVAMIQLAEEEGLSLDVVSGGELYTAIVAGFPVERIHFHGNNKSREELEMALNQRIGCIVVDNFTELELLKALCHEKNVKVSILLRVTPGIEAHTHDYILTGQEDSKFGFDLQNGQAEEALKAAIQFEYFDVLGLHCHIGSQIFETTGFLLAAKKIVEKMECWKHELSFEARVLNLGGGFGIRYTKEDEPIQPSQYVSEIITEVKRLTDQYSLTMPEIWIEPGRSLVGDAGITLYQVGSSKEVPGVRKYLAVDGGMSDNIRPALYQAKYEAVLANKPLAKANETVSIAGKCCESGDMLIWDLPLPEAGEEDILAVFCTGAYGYSMSNNYNRIPRPAVVFVENGKAALVVKRESYEDLVRLDLPLK, from the coding sequence ATGTATTTTTACGGATCAACGGGTGTAAATAAAAACGGAAATTTGGAAATAGGCGGGGTGGATGCTGTTGAGTTAACACGGCAATTTGGAACGCCTCTATATGTATACGATGTTGCCTTAATGAGAGAAAGGGCGCGGGGCTTTAAAAAAACATTTGATGACCTAAATGTTAAGGCACAAGTCGCATATGCAAGTAAAGCATTTTCGACTGTTGCGATGATCCAGTTAGCAGAAGAAGAGGGATTATCACTTGATGTCGTTTCAGGCGGCGAATTGTATACCGCAATTGTAGCCGGGTTTCCGGTAGAAAGAATACATTTTCATGGAAATAATAAAAGCCGCGAAGAATTAGAAATGGCTTTAAACCAAAGAATTGGTTGTATTGTGGTAGATAATTTTACAGAATTGGAACTTTTGAAAGCACTTTGCCATGAAAAAAATGTGAAGGTCAGTATCCTCTTGAGGGTTACTCCCGGAATAGAAGCACATACCCATGACTATATTTTAACAGGTCAGGAGGATTCCAAATTTGGTTTTGACCTCCAAAACGGACAGGCAGAAGAGGCTTTAAAAGCAGCCATTCAGTTTGAATATTTTGATGTTCTTGGCCTTCATTGTCACATTGGATCTCAGATTTTTGAAACAACTGGTTTTTTACTTGCTGCAAAGAAAATTGTTGAAAAGATGGAATGCTGGAAGCATGAGTTATCCTTCGAAGCAAGGGTGTTAAATCTTGGCGGAGGCTTCGGGATCCGCTATACAAAAGAGGATGAGCCGATCCAGCCATCACAATATGTTAGTGAAATTATTACTGAAGTGAAAAGATTAACGGATCAGTACTCATTAACCATGCCGGAAATTTGGATTGAGCCTGGCCGGTCACTTGTCGGCGATGCGGGAATTACTCTTTACCAGGTGGGGTCTTCCAAAGAAGTTCCCGGTGTCAGAAAGTATCTAGCAGTTGATGGTGGAATGAGCGATAATATTCGTCCTGCACTTTATCAGGCAAAGTATGAAGCCGTTCTTGCTAATAAACCATTAGCGAAAGCAAATGAAACGGTCTCCATAGCCGGAAAATGCTGTGAATCTGGTGATATGTTAATCTGGGATTTACCACTGCCAGAAGCAGGTGAGGAGGATATCCTTGCTGTTTTCTGCACGGGTGCATACGGTTATTCTATGTCAAACAACTATAACCGAATTCCACGTCCTGCTGTTGTATTTGTTGAAAACGGGAAAGCAGCCCTAGTTGTAAAAAGAGAATCATATGAAGATTTAGTAAGATTAGATTTACCGTTAAAATAA
- a CDS encoding spore germination protein yields the protein MTVKNEQDWPIPESVNEIENYMKQRVGLGVSFDIGIRKLKILKKDVHIYYVNGLCDSLYIIQLIEELVEINDHEKLSTDIFKVIDNRLVNQSVERVTTLDKIVVQVLSGLIAVVIEGENTALVIDVRSYPGRSPQEPDTEKVVRGARDGFVENIVLNTALTRRRIRDERLRFEMFKVGVRSKTDVALGYLEDVADAELLNILRKELQAIDVDGIPMADKTIEEFIVKQGWNPFPLVRYTERADVAAAHILEGHVIIFCDTSPSVIISPATYFHHVQHAEEFRESPAMGTFVRWTRFLGVLASIALLPLWLLFVLEPSLLPEKVSFIGPNEQTNIPVVVQLILADFGIEFLRMAAIHTPTPLSTAMGLIAAVLIGQIAIDVGLFVPEVILYVAVSGIGTFTTPSYELGVANKMARMALVILVAIFHTPGFIIGSTLLFLFVVKMRALNTPYFWPFLPFEPKGFMQIVFRRAIPGSLLRPSIVHPRNRFRQPPGANEK from the coding sequence ATGACGGTCAAAAATGAACAAGATTGGCCAATCCCGGAATCTGTGAATGAAATTGAAAATTATATGAAACAACGGGTGGGACTCGGGGTAAGCTTTGATATCGGGATTAGGAAGTTGAAAATTCTAAAGAAAGATGTCCATATCTATTATGTTAATGGGTTATGTGATTCACTATATATCATTCAGTTAATTGAAGAATTAGTAGAAATCAATGATCATGAAAAATTATCAACGGACATATTTAAAGTTATTGATAATAGGCTTGTTAATCAATCGGTTGAACGGGTTACAACGCTTGATAAAATTGTCGTTCAAGTTTTGTCCGGGTTAATTGCAGTAGTAATTGAGGGGGAAAATACAGCCCTTGTTATCGACGTTAGAAGCTATCCAGGGAGGTCTCCACAAGAACCTGATACTGAAAAGGTTGTTCGCGGTGCTCGTGATGGATTTGTTGAAAACATTGTGCTTAATACGGCTCTAACAAGAAGAAGAATCCGGGACGAACGATTGCGCTTTGAAATGTTTAAAGTGGGGGTTCGATCGAAAACGGATGTAGCGTTAGGTTATTTAGAAGATGTGGCAGACGCAGAATTACTAAATATTCTCAGAAAAGAACTTCAGGCTATTGATGTGGATGGCATTCCAATGGCAGATAAGACGATAGAGGAGTTTATTGTGAAACAAGGCTGGAATCCCTTTCCGTTGGTTAGATATACGGAAAGAGCAGATGTAGCTGCGGCACATATTTTAGAGGGGCATGTCATAATTTTTTGTGATACATCTCCAAGTGTCATTATTTCACCTGCTACCTATTTCCATCATGTACAGCATGCGGAGGAATTCCGGGAATCACCGGCAATGGGGACGTTTGTCCGATGGACACGGTTTTTAGGTGTCTTAGCATCGATTGCCTTACTTCCTTTATGGTTATTGTTTGTACTGGAGCCTTCCTTATTACCTGAAAAGGTATCCTTTATTGGGCCAAATGAACAAACCAATATTCCGGTAGTTGTTCAATTAATACTAGCCGATTTTGGGATTGAATTTTTAAGAATGGCAGCCATACATACCCCAACGCCATTATCAACAGCAATGGGCTTAATTGCAGCGGTATTGATTGGTCAAATTGCGATTGATGTGGGTTTATTTGTGCCGGAGGTCATTCTTTATGTTGCTGTGTCTGGGATTGGTACATTTACGACCCCAAGCTATGAGTTAGGTGTGGCCAATAAAATGGCTAGAATGGCTTTAGTGATTTTAGTAGCTATATTCCATACACCTGGCTTTATTATTGGTAGTACTTTATTATTCTTATTTGTTGTTAAAATGCGTGCCCTTAATACACCATACTTCTGGCCGTTTCTCCCGTTTGAACCAAAAGGATTTATGCAGATTGTCTTCCGAAGGGCAATTCCAGGTTCACTCTTAAGACCAAGTATCGTGCACCCTCGAAATCGTTTCCGACAGCCTCCTGGGGCGAATGAGAAATAA
- a CDS encoding stage V sporulation protein AE produces MSKRRRVILVTDGDDYAKRAIEHVAHEIGGRCISSSHGNPTTLSGPEIVKLIKQAAHDPILVMFDDSGIVGEGAGESALKYVALHKDIEVLGVIAVAAKSRHEEWSRVDISIDRDGEVTPYGVDKFGIAELEIGRINGDTVYCLDELDVPIVVGVGDIGKMARHDSYKIGSPITKKAVELILERSGFHDGQK; encoded by the coding sequence ATGAGCAAACGGAGGCGCGTTATTTTAGTTACAGACGGTGATGATTATGCAAAAAGAGCTATTGAGCATGTTGCACATGAGATCGGCGGGCGATGCATTTCCAGTTCTCATGGAAATCCGACAACATTATCGGGTCCAGAAATCGTTAAATTAATTAAACAAGCGGCACATGACCCCATATTAGTAATGTTTGATGATAGCGGCATCGTGGGGGAAGGGGCAGGCGAATCCGCATTGAAATATGTTGCATTACATAAGGATATTGAAGTTCTGGGGGTCATTGCAGTTGCTGCAAAATCAAGACATGAGGAATGGTCAAGGGTCGATATAAGTATCGATCGCGATGGAGAGGTTACACCCTATGGGGTAGATAAGTTTGGTATAGCAGAACTGGAAATTGGGAGAATAAATGGAGATACCGTTTATTGTCTTGATGAATTGGATGTGCCCATTGTCGTAGGTGTTGGTGATATTGGCAAAATGGCAAGACACGATTCCTATAAAATTGGGTCACCGATCACGAAAAAAGCAGTGGAATTAATTCTTGAAAGGAGTGGTTTCCATGACGGTCAAAAATGA
- a CDS encoding stage V sporulation protein AB: protein MTTIKILAVLFLGLASGLTVGSGFVAFLTVLGVIPRLMQLSKTMKMIHQYEWAVVIGALTGVLSSLRDPALHISSFFLIPLGITGGIFVGMMAAALTEVLNVLPILVKRIRLDGQIIILIMAIVFGKIFGAIFQWLYFVHH, encoded by the coding sequence ATGACGACGATTAAAATTTTGGCTGTTCTCTTTTTAGGTTTAGCAAGTGGATTGACGGTTGGTTCAGGTTTTGTGGCATTCCTTACAGTACTTGGGGTGATACCAAGACTGATGCAGCTAAGCAAAACAATGAAAATGATTCACCAGTATGAATGGGCTGTGGTTATTGGTGCTTTGACAGGGGTATTATCAAGCCTTAGGGATCCTGCATTACATATTTCATCGTTTTTTTTGATTCCATTAGGCATTACTGGTGGGATATTTGTAGGTATGATGGCGGCAGCACTAACTGAGGTGCTAAATGTCCTGCCAATTCTTGTGAAAAGAATCAGGCTGGATGGACAAATAATCATTTTAATCATGGCAATCGTATTCGGAAAAATATTTGGTGCTATTTTTCAATGGCTATATTTTGTTCATCATTAA